From Actinopolymorpha cephalotaxi, one genomic window encodes:
- a CDS encoding sugar phosphate isomerase/epimerase family protein — MNATEGTGTGTAPLRVGLSVYGTTYSMGLHPKAGRTPVTARDVMDQAVRFGLAGVELPATMLADSPEDLGEYAAEHGLFVTVDTAGFDPEALGRVFELAVRVGAPVVRTVIGGAKIGGDRRPLAGRWQAFLDDVSVKLHAATELAEQAGVTLAVENHQDLASEELLGLCESIASAHFGINLDTGNPLATAEEPIDYFRRVAPYVKNVHLKDYWTWLSEEGYRLVRCPLGQGLTDFPALLGMLAEHAPGVSMAIELGALEARHIRVLAADFWPDYPPRTSAQLAQALGVVQANARPSGGDWRTPFERGEPVEEIVAYEERQLLQSIAYVRTLQDWHGGQK, encoded by the coding sequence GTGAACGCCACGGAGGGCACCGGCACCGGCACCGCGCCGCTTCGGGTCGGCCTGTCGGTGTACGGAACGACGTACAGCATGGGCCTGCATCCCAAGGCGGGCCGGACACCGGTCACCGCGCGGGACGTGATGGACCAGGCGGTGCGGTTCGGCCTGGCGGGAGTGGAGCTGCCCGCGACCATGCTGGCCGACAGCCCCGAGGACCTGGGGGAGTACGCCGCCGAGCACGGGTTGTTCGTCACCGTCGACACCGCCGGGTTCGACCCGGAGGCGCTGGGCCGGGTGTTCGAGCTGGCCGTACGCGTCGGCGCCCCGGTCGTGCGTACCGTCATCGGCGGAGCGAAGATCGGCGGCGACCGGCGCCCGCTCGCCGGCCGCTGGCAAGCGTTCCTTGACGACGTGTCGGTCAAGCTGCACGCGGCCACCGAACTCGCCGAGCAGGCAGGTGTCACCCTGGCCGTGGAGAACCACCAGGACCTCGCGTCGGAGGAGCTTCTCGGCCTGTGCGAGTCGATCGCCTCGGCCCACTTCGGGATCAACCTCGACACCGGCAACCCGCTGGCCACCGCGGAGGAGCCGATCGACTACTTCCGCCGGGTCGCGCCGTACGTGAAGAACGTGCACCTGAAGGACTACTGGACCTGGCTCAGCGAGGAGGGCTACCGCCTGGTGCGGTGCCCGCTCGGCCAGGGGCTGACCGACTTCCCGGCCCTGCTCGGCATGCTCGCCGAGCACGCGCCCGGAGTGAGCATGGCGATCGAGCTGGGTGCGCTGGAGGCCCGCCACATCCGGGTCCTCGCGGCGGACTTCTGGCCGGACTACCCGCCGCGGACGTCGGCGCAACTGGCGCAGGCGCTGGGTGTCGTGCAGGCGAACGCACGGCCTTCGGGTGGCGACTGGCGTACGCCGTTCGAGCGGGGTGAGCCGGTGGAGGAGATCGTGGCGTACGAGGAACGCCAACTGCTGCAGAGCATCGCCTACGTGCGCACCCTGCAGGACTGGCACGGAGGGCAGAAGTGA
- a CDS encoding SDR family NAD(P)-dependent oxidoreductase produces MGLESFELGGRVALVTGGNRGLGLVMARALAGAGADVAVVSRQQAQAEKAAADIGQETGRRTLGIGADVTRAADVNDAVAATVEEFGHLDILVNNAGVNIRKPVEEFDEESWDLVQATNLKAPYLCARAVSPHMKAQGYGRVINVGSMLGVSALPDRSAYCSSKAAVMQLTKVLALEWAGHGITVNALCPGPFATDLNIPVIENPETNKYFVDRIPLGRWGNPEELAGAAIFLASAASSFMTGSTLVVDGGWTAQ; encoded by the coding sequence ATGGGTCTGGAGTCGTTCGAGCTCGGCGGCCGGGTCGCCCTGGTCACCGGCGGGAACCGCGGTCTGGGGCTGGTGATGGCCAGGGCGCTGGCCGGCGCCGGCGCGGACGTCGCCGTCGTCAGCCGGCAGCAGGCCCAGGCGGAGAAGGCGGCGGCCGACATCGGTCAGGAGACCGGACGGCGCACGCTCGGCATCGGCGCCGACGTCACCAGGGCGGCCGACGTGAACGACGCCGTGGCCGCGACGGTGGAGGAGTTCGGGCACCTCGACATCCTGGTCAACAACGCCGGGGTGAACATCCGCAAGCCGGTGGAGGAGTTCGACGAGGAGAGCTGGGACCTCGTGCAGGCCACCAACCTCAAGGCCCCCTACCTGTGTGCCCGGGCGGTCTCCCCGCACATGAAGGCGCAGGGGTACGGGCGGGTGATCAACGTCGGCTCCATGCTCGGCGTGTCCGCGCTGCCGGACCGGTCGGCGTACTGCTCCAGCAAGGCCGCGGTCATGCAGCTGACCAAGGTGCTCGCGCTGGAGTGGGCCGGCCACGGCATCACCGTGAACGCGTTGTGCCCGGGGCCGTTCGCCACCGACCTCAACATCCCGGTGATCGAGAACCCCGAGACCAACAAGTACTTCGTCGACCGGATCCCCTTGGGGCGTTGGGGAAACCCGGAGGAGCTCGCCGGCGCGGCGATCTTCCTGGCCTCGGCGGCGTCCAGTTTCATGACCGGCTCGACGCTGGTCGTCGACGGCGGCTGGACCGCCCAGTGA
- a CDS encoding GAF and ANTAR domain-containing protein codes for MADDPLGDALAAIVAEGGGAAPLRVCQAGVEALPIDGAAITMMTALDRQEPVCASDEVAGRIDELQFTLGEGPCMEAFASGRPVIIPDLQERIDRRWPVFSLHAQRTAARGLYVLPLQLGAIKVGVMDLYSLVPGGLPLRALTNALRMADAAMWTLLDRRGEDHGGPLGHDAEVMYGLTDLPLHRAEIHQATGVILAQANVSAEQALAMLRAYAFANERPIDEVARDVVERRLRFAGGPS; via the coding sequence ATGGCTGACGACCCGTTGGGCGACGCCCTGGCGGCGATCGTCGCAGAAGGTGGCGGCGCGGCGCCGCTTCGGGTGTGCCAGGCGGGTGTCGAGGCGCTGCCGATCGACGGTGCGGCCATCACCATGATGACCGCCCTGGACCGCCAGGAACCGGTCTGTGCCAGCGACGAGGTCGCCGGGCGCATCGACGAGCTGCAGTTCACCCTCGGCGAGGGGCCGTGCATGGAGGCCTTCGCGTCCGGCCGTCCGGTCATCATCCCGGACCTGCAGGAGCGGATCGACCGCCGCTGGCCGGTGTTCTCGCTGCACGCCCAGCGCACCGCCGCCCGTGGCCTGTACGTACTCCCCCTGCAACTCGGCGCGATCAAGGTCGGCGTGATGGACCTCTACAGCCTCGTTCCCGGTGGGCTGCCGCTGAGAGCCCTGACGAACGCGCTGCGGATGGCCGACGCGGCCATGTGGACGCTGCTCGACCGGCGCGGCGAGGACCATGGGGGACCGCTCGGCCACGACGCCGAGGTGATGTACGGACTCACCGACCTCCCCCTGCACCGGGCGGAGATCCACCAGGCGACAGGCGTGATCCTGGCGCAGGCGAATGTCTCCGCCGAGCAGGCCCTGGCCATGCTCCGGGCCTACGCATTCGCCAACGAACGCCCCATCGACGAGGTCGCCCGCGACGTCGTCGAACGACGACTGCGGTTCGCAGGAGGACCATCATGA
- a CDS encoding GAF and ANTAR domain-containing protein, producing the protein MTNGPEGGVNAVSDVHRSRARELAEVLVTLADSLVDDYDVIELLHRLTDECVHLLPVDAAGLMLSDHRGTLHLVSSSSAQARLLELFQLQAEQGPCMDCFRTSRQVAVPDLTGESRWPRFAEQASAAGYHAVHAVPLRLREETIGALNLFNEQAGPLESDELRIGQALADIATIGILQERAVRHNDVLVGQLQAALNSRIVIEQAKGVIAERHRIDVAGAFTVLRGYARGHRRKLTEVAVEVVEGKLSIPRS; encoded by the coding sequence ATGACGAACGGACCCGAGGGAGGTGTCAACGCCGTGAGTGACGTGCATCGCAGCCGAGCGCGCGAGCTGGCCGAGGTCCTGGTGACGCTCGCCGACTCCCTCGTCGACGACTACGACGTCATCGAACTGCTCCACCGGCTCACCGACGAGTGTGTGCACCTGCTGCCGGTCGACGCCGCCGGGCTGATGCTGTCCGACCATCGCGGCACCCTCCACCTCGTGTCCTCCTCGAGTGCGCAGGCCCGCCTGCTCGAACTCTTCCAGCTGCAGGCCGAACAGGGCCCGTGCATGGACTGTTTCCGTACGAGCCGGCAGGTGGCCGTCCCGGACCTGACCGGGGAGAGCAGGTGGCCGCGGTTCGCCGAGCAGGCGTCGGCCGCCGGTTACCACGCGGTGCACGCGGTGCCCCTGCGACTGCGCGAGGAGACGATCGGCGCGCTGAACCTGTTCAACGAACAGGCCGGGCCGCTGGAGTCGGACGAGCTTCGCATCGGCCAGGCGCTGGCCGACATCGCCACCATCGGCATCCTGCAGGAACGCGCCGTCCGCCACAACGACGTCCTCGTCGGGCAGCTGCAGGCCGCGCTGAACAGCCGCATCGTCATCGAACAGGCCAAGGGAGTGATCGCCGAACGCCATCGGATCGACGTGGCCGGCGCGTTCACGGTTCTGCGCGGATACGCCCGCGGCCACCGCCGCAAACTCACGGAGGTGGCCGTCGAGGTCGTGGAGGGCAAGCTGTCGATCCCTCGTTCGTGA
- a CDS encoding amidase, whose amino-acid sequence MANEPVDRRVDRRVFLARSAALAAAGTAGAMGAVALPSTAGAATTTATTAATALTSRPGRRDPDLDQPNAYVRPRPEAMADPTELTLAEAAWMIRERRLTPERLLEAYLARIGTYDATYQAFNVVLVGQAMAAARAAGRSRHLGPLHGIPLAIKDNYYTRGVHTTANSYLFEDFVPPYDATPVARLTGNGAIVLGKTQMGPLATTRATTPAGVVTTVNAWAPANPRVDPGGSSTGTATAVAGRMATAGTGTQTGGSITAPSNAQNLTGLKPTMGRVSLHGIIPLTYTRDHPGPLARDAKDAAIMLTAMAGEDPQDPRTQGLPPVPDLITAATPVRRAGKVSLRWQTRIGILPGFADGSSETAQARKAYLTKLASIPGARLVDVPFPDEWDLLTGNEFNNVRLPERSEPFMPYLRENLQGFGVSVLGWLQGALLGGNEFLTGQRAKLLLLERVLDQIFDHCDVVVQTGPVPFDILGLPEIAFPIGFTGAGLPIGTILGGLPYGEDRLVSVVAAYQAVTDWQWRRPADPPTTTADARRGETLAGRGVVRAGAADPARGRIGADEVAATMQ is encoded by the coding sequence ATGGCGAACGAACCCGTCGACCGGCGCGTGGATCGCCGGGTGTTCCTTGCCCGCTCCGCCGCCCTGGCCGCTGCCGGTACGGCCGGCGCGATGGGCGCGGTCGCCCTGCCCTCGACCGCCGGCGCGGCGACCACTACCGCAACGACGGCCGCGACAGCCCTGACCAGCAGACCGGGCCGGCGCGATCCGGACCTCGACCAGCCGAACGCCTACGTCCGGCCGCGTCCGGAGGCGATGGCCGACCCGACCGAGCTCACCCTGGCCGAGGCGGCCTGGATGATCAGGGAGCGTCGGCTCACCCCGGAGCGGCTGCTGGAGGCCTACCTCGCCCGGATCGGCACCTACGACGCGACCTACCAGGCGTTCAACGTCGTCCTGGTCGGCCAGGCGATGGCGGCCGCGCGGGCCGCGGGAAGGTCGCGGCACCTCGGGCCGCTGCACGGCATTCCGCTGGCCATCAAGGACAACTACTACACGCGAGGCGTGCACACGACGGCGAACTCCTACCTGTTCGAGGACTTCGTTCCGCCGTACGACGCGACGCCGGTGGCCCGGCTGACCGGCAACGGCGCGATCGTGCTGGGCAAGACCCAGATGGGTCCGCTGGCGACCACCCGGGCGACCACTCCGGCGGGTGTGGTCACCACCGTCAACGCCTGGGCGCCGGCCAACCCGCGCGTCGATCCCGGCGGCTCCTCCACCGGCACCGCGACCGCGGTCGCCGGGCGGATGGCGACCGCGGGTACGGGCACCCAGACCGGCGGCTCCATCACCGCGCCGTCCAATGCGCAGAACCTCACCGGCCTCAAGCCGACCATGGGCAGGGTGTCCCTGCACGGCATCATCCCGCTCACCTACACCCGCGACCATCCCGGACCGCTGGCGCGGGACGCGAAGGACGCGGCCATCATGCTCACCGCGATGGCGGGGGAGGACCCGCAGGACCCGCGTACGCAGGGACTTCCGCCGGTGCCCGACCTGATCACCGCCGCCACCCCCGTACGCCGCGCAGGCAAGGTGAGCTTGCGGTGGCAGACGAGGATCGGCATCCTGCCCGGCTTCGCCGACGGGAGCTCGGAGACGGCACAGGCGCGCAAGGCGTACTTGACGAAGCTGGCATCGATCCCAGGTGCGCGGCTGGTGGACGTGCCGTTCCCCGACGAGTGGGACCTGCTCACCGGCAACGAGTTCAACAACGTCCGGTTGCCCGAACGCAGTGAGCCGTTCATGCCCTACCTGCGTGAGAACCTGCAGGGCTTCGGGGTCTCGGTGCTGGGCTGGCTGCAGGGCGCGCTGCTGGGCGGGAACGAGTTCCTCACCGGCCAGCGGGCCAAACTTCTCCTGCTGGAACGCGTTCTGGACCAGATCTTCGACCACTGCGACGTGGTGGTGCAGACCGGCCCGGTGCCGTTCGACATCCTCGGCCTGCCCGAGATCGCGTTCCCGATCGGGTTCACCGGCGCGGGGTTGCCGATCGGGACCATCCTCGGCGGACTGCCCTACGGCGAGGACCGGCTGGTGTCGGTCGTCGCGGCCTACCAGGCCGTCACCGACTGGCAGTGGCGGCGCCCCGCGGATCCGCCGACGACGACCGCGGACGCCCGGCGCGGCGAAACCCTGGCCGGCCGGGGAGTGGTCCGGGCCGGTGCCGCCGACCCGGCGCGAGGCCGGATCGGCGCCGACGAGGTGGCCGCCACCATGCAGTGA
- a CDS encoding GNAT family N-acetyltransferase produces the protein MTDRMVIGIREARGEDAARVTRIYVESWNAGFGHLMGRISLDEARIRRWEHDLTDGRTRWWVAEITEDPDEDAGANATRAGRIVGLAGAGPSRDPIDPHLGELDTIAVDPTCWRAGVGTALMLTALRSLAESGYREAVLWTVTGYARGQAFYESMGWRRDGGIRDDGRQLSFRHSLRDVEVEPRK, from the coding sequence ATGACTGACCGGATGGTGATCGGCATCCGCGAAGCGCGCGGCGAGGACGCGGCGCGGGTGACCCGGATCTACGTCGAGTCGTGGAACGCCGGGTTCGGGCACCTGATGGGGAGGATCAGCCTCGACGAAGCCCGGATCCGACGCTGGGAGCACGACCTCACCGATGGCCGGACCCGCTGGTGGGTGGCGGAGATCACCGAGGACCCGGACGAGGACGCGGGCGCGAACGCAACGAGAGCGGGGCGGATCGTCGGGCTGGCCGGAGCCGGTCCCAGCCGCGACCCGATCGACCCCCACCTCGGCGAACTCGACACGATCGCCGTCGACCCCACCTGCTGGCGCGCCGGCGTCGGGACCGCGCTGATGCTCACTGCGCTCAGGTCGCTGGCGGAGTCCGGCTACCGGGAGGCAGTGCTGTGGACGGTCACCGGCTATGCCCGCGGCCAGGCGTTCTACGAGTCGATGGGCTGGCGCCGGGACGGGGGCATCCGCGACGACGGACGCCAACTCTCCTTCCGGCACAGCCTCCGCGACGTCGAGGTGGAACCGCGAAAGTAG
- a CDS encoding MDR family NADP-dependent oxidoreductase, with protein MTSPQPTSDTHTTDTRPAPTPPRTSREVRLVSVPDTLPRPENLSVVETATPVPGAGEVLLRNRFFHVFPALRTVMGDGVPDAPLTPLRPGDTLFGGAIGEVVSAPAGSTLRPGDLVSHAQGWREYAVVAASECAPLDDVLPDPIAHLSQGSTAYGALTDAAGVRPGDTVFVSGAAGSLGSMAGQLARLLGAGRVVGSTSTRAKADRLVADLGYDAVLLRGPEQDPIADQLAKAAPDGIDVFFDNVGGEQLRAAVAAARPGARLVLVGALSSQLSPDRPSPHAPVEIDSFAVILRRLRIQGFSGLDTTPSVRAEWAEKFAGWLRTGDITFPHVRIQGIENAPRALYDAAAGKHLGTVVVAL; from the coding sequence GTGACCAGCCCCCAGCCCACGTCGGACACCCACACCACGGACACCCGGCCCGCGCCCACGCCGCCGCGGACGTCGCGCGAGGTCCGGCTCGTCTCCGTACCCGACACACTTCCGCGCCCGGAGAACCTGTCCGTCGTGGAGACTGCCACCCCGGTCCCCGGCGCCGGCGAGGTGCTGCTGCGCAACCGGTTCTTCCACGTCTTTCCCGCCCTGCGCACGGTGATGGGCGACGGCGTGCCGGACGCGCCACTGACGCCGCTGCGCCCGGGTGACACGTTGTTCGGCGGGGCGATCGGGGAGGTGGTCTCCGCACCGGCCGGCTCCACGCTGCGCCCGGGAGACCTGGTCTCGCACGCGCAGGGGTGGCGGGAGTACGCGGTCGTGGCCGCGTCCGAATGCGCTCCCCTGGATGACGTGCTCCCCGATCCGATCGCCCACCTGTCGCAGGGATCGACGGCCTACGGCGCGCTCACCGACGCGGCCGGCGTACGCCCCGGCGACACGGTGTTCGTCTCCGGCGCGGCCGGCTCGCTGGGCTCGATGGCCGGTCAGCTCGCCCGGCTGCTCGGCGCTGGCCGGGTCGTCGGCAGTACGAGTACGCGGGCGAAGGCCGACCGGCTCGTCGCGGACCTGGGCTACGACGCCGTCCTGCTCCGGGGCCCGGAGCAGGACCCGATCGCCGACCAACTGGCCAAGGCCGCGCCGGACGGAATCGACGTCTTCTTCGACAACGTGGGCGGCGAGCAACTGCGGGCGGCGGTGGCGGCGGCCCGTCCGGGAGCGCGGTTGGTCCTGGTCGGCGCGCTGTCCTCGCAGCTCTCCCCGGACCGGCCCAGCCCGCACGCACCGGTCGAGATCGACTCGTTCGCGGTGATCCTCAGGCGGCTGCGGATCCAGGGGTTCAGCGGGCTGGACACCACGCCGTCGGTACGGGCGGAATGGGCCGAGAAGTTCGCCGGATGGCTGCGCACCGGGGACATCACCTTCCCCCACGTTCGGATCCAGGGCATCGAAAACGCCCCGCGGGCGTTGTACGACGCGGCAGCCGGCAAACACCTGGGCACGGTGGTCGTGGCGTTGTGA
- a CDS encoding MerR family transcriptional regulator — protein sequence MRIGDAAAAAGTTARALRFYEQRGLLPEPTRTVAGYREYTHRDVSRVRLVRELLALGLTVEDVRGCGDWLDEAATDGLPKRCAATAETSERAGIAERRLAALDAEIARLTETRDRLAARVRASAPAG from the coding sequence ATGCGAATCGGCGACGCGGCCGCGGCGGCGGGCACCACCGCACGGGCACTGCGGTTCTACGAGCAACGCGGACTACTCCCCGAACCGACCCGGACGGTGGCGGGATACCGCGAGTACACCCACCGCGACGTGTCCCGGGTGCGGCTCGTCCGGGAACTGCTCGCCCTGGGCCTGACCGTGGAGGACGTGCGCGGCTGCGGGGACTGGCTGGACGAGGCGGCGACCGACGGTCTGCCGAAGCGGTGCGCGGCGACCGCGGAGACCAGCGAGCGGGCCGGGATCGCCGAACGCCGGCTGGCCGCGCTGGACGCCGAGATCGCCCGGCTCACCGAGACCCGCGACCGGCTGGCGGCCCGGGTGCGCGCGAGCGCCCCGGCCGGATAG
- a CDS encoding PadR family transcriptional regulator — MAPETDAGVLVLTSLAGGEKHGYAITQDIAERVGVTLGPGTLYGVLARLEEGGLIEALPAQARRRPYRLTATGAEALTEQLRQMRLVADLGTRRLRTAEAR; from the coding sequence GTGGCGCCGGAGACCGACGCGGGGGTACTCGTGCTGACCAGCCTCGCCGGAGGCGAGAAGCACGGGTACGCGATCACCCAGGACATCGCCGAGCGGGTGGGCGTGACGCTGGGACCGGGCACGCTGTACGGCGTACTCGCCCGGCTGGAGGAAGGCGGCCTGATCGAGGCGCTGCCGGCCCAGGCCCGGCGCCGCCCCTACCGCCTCACCGCCACCGGGGCGGAGGCGCTCACCGAGCAGCTACGCCAGATGCGGCTGGTCGCCGACCTGGGCACCCGCCGGCTGCGAACGGCCGAAGCGCGGTGA
- a CDS encoding alpha/beta hydrolase has translation MARAERRRRGPLRRALTVVVTVLLAVVVICAAYVGYVAVRGARPVTLPAPTGRYAVGRVTYDWTDAGRADPLAPHPGAARELSVWLWYPVSRADAWRGHHAGYAPGAWSNLHFPGLVGVGESSFGKLRIHAREGEPVANGRFPVVVLEPGLGFAAPQYTTLAENLASHGYLVAGVTPTYSANLTVVHGRPVRSTDAGNPNDLEGGSARAVAAANRIVGVWAADAQFAARRVAALDRAMDRPGGDLDLRGHVDTGRVAYAGHSFGGAASLEACRADAACAGAVDLDGREFGPVVHTGLRAPLMLLGSENSCITGTCSAASSGDRGDLAAAHSLLAASTGEEYAYSITGARHFNFTDYGAYYLAWPLHALLALGSIDGDRALEVQNAYLVAFLDHVVHGSTRPLLTAPHPKDFPEVRLLRHRAAAEPASP, from the coding sequence ATGGCCAGGGCTGAACGACGCCGGCGTGGGCCACTCCGCCGGGCGCTCACCGTCGTAGTCACCGTCCTCCTCGCCGTGGTGGTGATCTGCGCGGCGTACGTCGGCTACGTCGCGGTCCGCGGCGCCCGGCCGGTGACCCTTCCCGCACCCACCGGGAGGTACGCCGTCGGACGCGTGACCTACGACTGGACCGACGCCGGGCGGGCCGACCCGCTCGCACCACACCCCGGTGCGGCCCGCGAACTGTCGGTCTGGCTGTGGTACCCCGTCTCCCGGGCGGACGCCTGGCGAGGGCACCACGCCGGCTACGCGCCAGGCGCGTGGAGCAACCTGCACTTCCCGGGTCTCGTCGGGGTCGGCGAGAGCAGCTTCGGCAAGCTCCGGATCCATGCGCGCGAAGGCGAACCGGTCGCGAACGGGAGGTTCCCGGTGGTCGTGCTCGAGCCCGGCCTGGGCTTCGCCGCGCCGCAGTACACCACTCTCGCGGAGAACCTCGCGAGCCACGGCTACCTCGTCGCGGGCGTCACACCGACCTACAGCGCCAACCTCACCGTCGTGCACGGCAGGCCGGTGAGGTCGACCGACGCGGGGAACCCGAACGACCTGGAGGGCGGCTCCGCGCGGGCCGTCGCCGCGGCGAACAGGATCGTCGGCGTGTGGGCGGCCGACGCGCAGTTTGCCGCCCGCCGGGTGGCCGCCCTCGACCGCGCCATGGACAGGCCTGGCGGCGACCTTGACCTCCGCGGGCACGTGGACACCGGCCGGGTCGCCTACGCCGGGCACTCCTTCGGCGGGGCGGCGTCGCTGGAGGCCTGCCGAGCCGACGCAGCCTGCGCGGGAGCGGTCGACCTCGACGGCAGGGAGTTCGGCCCCGTCGTGCACACCGGGCTGCGGGCGCCGCTGATGCTCCTCGGCAGCGAGAACTCCTGCATCACCGGCACCTGCTCGGCCGCGAGCAGCGGCGACCGCGGCGATCTGGCGGCCGCGCATTCGCTGCTGGCGGCGAGCACGGGCGAGGAGTATGCGTACTCGATCACCGGTGCGCGGCACTTCAACTTCACCGACTACGGGGCGTACTACCTCGCGTGGCCACTGCACGCGCTGCTGGCGCTGGGGTCCATAGACGGCGACCGCGCACTGGAGGTGCAGAACGCCTACCTGGTGGCGTTCCTCGACCACGTGGTGCACGGCTCCACCCGGCCGCTGCTCACCGCCCCGCACCCGAAGGACTTTCCGGAGGTACGCCTGCTCCGCCACCGCGCCGCGGCCGAGCCGGCGTCGCCGTGA
- a CDS encoding phosphotransferase family protein translates to MNGPPDTPPTEGDSVDRALAALGPNLPVALGRVRRHRRLAGGASGSAVHLLSLDGGREVVLKVTGGGDRARRELGFYREVADRLPVRTPRLLAGAETPDGRTVLLLTHARPAPPPDRWSARDWDDAAAQLGALHRPEVLESAAGGGRLTRGDVGGAAAAAHGVRAAWRRLGRERLAEPLLDQAAEFDAALSRLPACLCHGDWHADNLLRDADGEFVWIDWQEVGLGHGPGDLALLWQRAEFDGAEPPREAMLAAYARARGIPLDATLRSATVAAELRMVLYGWPDHLGGVDVSRRDIVLGRLTRLAEEWETLAPVTATPARPRRGGGAGVPPESPSGAGR, encoded by the coding sequence ATGAACGGACCGCCGGACACGCCGCCCACCGAAGGGGACTCCGTCGACCGGGCGCTCGCCGCGCTCGGGCCCAACCTGCCGGTCGCGCTCGGCCGGGTGCGCCGGCATCGCCGCCTGGCCGGAGGCGCTTCCGGTTCGGCCGTCCACCTGCTGTCCCTGGACGGCGGCCGGGAGGTCGTCCTCAAGGTGACCGGCGGTGGTGACCGCGCCCGACGGGAGCTCGGCTTCTACCGCGAGGTGGCCGACAGGCTGCCGGTGCGCACGCCGCGGTTGCTCGCCGGTGCCGAGACGCCGGATGGGCGGACCGTGCTGCTGCTCACTCACGCGCGCCCCGCGCCGCCGCCGGACCGGTGGTCCGCGCGCGACTGGGACGACGCGGCGGCCCAGCTCGGCGCGCTGCATCGGCCGGAGGTCCTGGAGAGTGCCGCCGGAGGTGGCCGGCTGACCCGCGGCGACGTCGGCGGCGCGGCCGCGGCTGCCCACGGTGTCCGTGCGGCCTGGCGGCGGCTGGGCCGGGAGCGGCTCGCCGAGCCGTTGCTGGACCAGGCCGCCGAGTTCGACGCCGCGCTGTCCCGGCTGCCGGCCTGTCTGTGCCACGGCGACTGGCATGCCGACAACCTGCTGCGCGACGCCGATGGCGAGTTCGTGTGGATCGACTGGCAGGAGGTCGGCCTGGGCCACGGGCCGGGAGACCTGGCGTTGCTGTGGCAGCGTGCGGAGTTCGACGGCGCCGAGCCGCCGCGGGAGGCCATGCTCGCCGCCTACGCGCGGGCGCGCGGCATCCCGCTCGACGCGACGCTTCGGTCGGCGACGGTGGCCGCAGAGCTCCGGATGGTTCTGTACGGCTGGCCGGACCACCTGGGGGGCGTCGACGTGTCCCGCCGCGACATCGTCCTCGGCCGGTTGACCCGGCTCGCCGAGGAGTGGGAGACGCTCGCCCCGGTCACGGCGACGCCGGCTCGGCCGCGGCGCGGTGGCGGAGCAGGCGTACCTCCGGAAAGTCCTTCGGGTGCGGGGCGGTGA
- a CDS encoding GNAT family N-acetyltransferase, with protein sequence MTDTTTSLHRMTDADRPLIDRLWQLYAHDLSEFRGTMPDAAGLFKWTRVPDYFDDPDRCGYLVLHGSAPAGFALVRGLKDDSRLMGEFFVVRAVRRRGVGHDVALELLRLHPGRWEIPFQEENPGAARFWRRIATEVAGDRWTEERRPVPGKPQIPPDVWLSLTV encoded by the coding sequence GTGACCGACACCACCACCTCGTTGCACCGGATGACGGACGCGGACCGGCCCCTGATCGACCGGTTGTGGCAGTTGTACGCGCACGACCTGTCGGAGTTCCGCGGCACGATGCCCGACGCCGCGGGCCTGTTCAAGTGGACCCGGGTTCCCGACTACTTCGACGACCCGGACAGGTGCGGCTACCTCGTCCTGCACGGCAGCGCACCGGCCGGGTTCGCGCTGGTACGCGGGTTGAAGGACGACAGCCGGCTGATGGGCGAGTTCTTCGTCGTCCGGGCGGTACGCCGCCGTGGGGTGGGTCACGACGTCGCGCTCGAACTGCTGCGCCTGCACCCCGGCAGGTGGGAGATCCCGTTCCAGGAGGAGAACCCCGGGGCGGCGAGGTTCTGGCGGCGGATCGCGACCGAGGTGGCCGGAGACAGGTGGACCGAGGAGCGCCGCCCGGTGCCGGGAAAGCCGCAGATTCCGCCGGACGTCTGGCTGTCCCTCACGGTCTGA